The genome window ttaaacattattgttatcATTTAGTTTTCTTCACTGCAGACATTAACATGCAAAATACCATGTTTTTGTAATTATTCCACACATTATTTGCATGTCccttatatttttacatttgcaTTAAATAATCAGTATCATTCAcagtatgccccccccccctttccaaaTCTAAGTGTATAGTAACTCGTGAGTAAAAAGTAATCTTCATGAAGAGATTGTGAACTATTTTCATTTTACTTGGAAACTTTGAAAAACCAAAGGCTTCATCATCCTAATCTGCCATCTATTGTGTTTTATCATGTTCATGCCTTTATAAAGCTCATTTACTGTATAGTTTTGAATTCATTGTGCTTTGTAAAGGCACAAAACAGCAGCATAGGCCTTCTTGTTTATGGTCAACATTACTATTACTATTGCTATACATACTAACTAtattgaaaacaaaaacagttcTCAGTGAACACAAGGGACTATGAGTCAAGTGACAGTCccatgctgttgtgttgtgtttatttatacATCCATGGGCTGGTTTTTAGAGGCCTCATGCAAATCAGCAAACTAAACCCAACTGTTAGAATTGACctaaatattacatttacattttttacatttacttatttaccagacgctttcatccaaagcaaattccaagagagagctttacaaaagtgtataggtcactgatcataacaacgagatagccacaaacattacgggtagccaaaacatgaagcatgcattgtgaaaaccaaataagtgccaaagggaagaaccataagagcatgtagttaaacaagttacaattaaacaacatgaacctcaaaaaagtgtacctgtagaaaagcaagcaacagtaaaatatttcacagcaagtacaagaattttcaatcagttacaactaaccaacaagagcaacaagtctctcaataagagtcatcgTGATATATATATTGAATATTTGAAAAGGGTTCAGTAAGTGCATAAAAAATACCAAGCGCATTTTCAAACTATTAATTTGTCTACAATTGTAACATTATTGGTAGGCTATACCGGAATGTATCACTTCGACTTCATTATGCCTAGTTGAGATCatgtgaattgttttcagccaTGTAAGGCACATATTACTATGGTAACAGGAACACGTCTTAAAACAAGGACAGGAAACAAGGCAACTTTgtgaatatttgtatttatatctCAGGCAATTAAAAATATGTTGCAGAATCACACAAAGTGACTCAATATCATGGATAGAACCAAGACAGCTAGCTCAAAAAAGCACTGATCATTTATATTCTTGGCTAATATCTTTCTTTGCTCTCATCAATAGACTTCCAGCAAGGTTGACATTCCTGCCTGGCTGCACAGGGATGGCCCACCATGGAGTGTTTGGAAGGGACAAGAGGTTGGTATGGAGGGGCGAACCGCAGTCCCGTGGGGGCAAAACCGCTCTGGTGACTCCCTGAGATGGGCTCCCACCCTCCAGAGGGCAACCAGTGTCCCAGATGTCCTGGGAGGTGAAACGAAGGCAGgcttctcctccatcaccattaCATCTCGGAAAGTCTCCAACACCCACATTTACCAGTCACATGAGACCCTGCATCCCCACGCTCAGCCCCATCAAGTCAGTACAGCCCGGCTACTGACCAAAAGCCCTGCCTTATCCTCAGAGAGTACTAAGAGCTCCAAATCCGCTTTAGAAATCCAGAGGGCCTCTATATTGAAGGTAACAGAAGACAGGCAGGGCTCTTCCATATTTGACAGGGTCCTGATGCGAGGGGCAGGCAGGAAGAGAGCTGGGCTGCCTGAATATAGATACAGCTACACAGAAGGGCACAAGAGCCAGGATGCAGGACAGTCCTCCAGGTCTCTGCCTCCGCTGCACTCCTTTCGGTCCTGCCTCCACCTGGAGGTGCCTCCGGTGTCTTCCAGCTCTGTCTTGTTTCTGAACAagtcactctccatctctctggggCAGGCAGAGGACGGGAGTAGCAGGGTGCACAGgtccactctgtctctgtccgtgGGCAGGACGCCCCACCACAGGTCCCCTAAGACGAACCCCCAAACAGACTGCAGGATATCCAGAGTTAAACAGGAATGCACATGGAAATTGGACAACCAGAGGGCTGACTCGGGTCACAGTGGAGGCCACGCATTACAGCGGTGGGGGTGTGAGATCCTGAGAGTGACCTGTTCTGATGGAGCTAACAGGCAGAGCACAGATTCAGACACGCAACGCTCCACTCCAAGACTATTGTCATTCAGGGAACCAGGCCTCTCATACACAGGGGCCAGCTGGCAGAATGGAAATGCAGATGAGAAGTGCTATCCTCCCTTCAGCAATTTCAGACACAAGCACCCTACTTGCAATGTCAACCCAGGTAGGAATCTCATCTCCACACATCCAGTCGCAAATCTTAAGTACCCACTGTATGCAAATTCGGCAGTATTCCTTTCAATAGCTTCTATTTCCATACACGCCTGCATAAAATCACATTTCCAAGTCTTAACAGGGAGTGCAAGGCGACACCGAGGCAGTCTTAGAAGGTGTAAAGTCTCATTTTTAACTCCTGCCTCTCACCCTTTGATTTATACCTTATACATTGTTAATAGGAAAGCTTTCCCCCCAACACTGCAGCGTTGTGTATCGAAATGTAGACGGATAACGGATCTGCAACAGCGACATGCTCTCATAATAGCCCTAACACCGTGCCTATGTGAAAAGAAAGTCACAcatccttcttttttttcatttcgTCTCCCCCaacccctacccccctcccctccgcccctTTCTCACTTACACCCCTCGCATGCATTATCTGTTTACCACATACACTGGTTTGGTCAGAGCTAGGTTTCCACAGCTGTTAAAGTCCATGCAGAACCTCCTGAGGAGAGTGGCTGCATTGTTGAAGTGATCTCCCCTGGCCTGGCCTCAGGGCCCATTTTGGCTGTAGTTGGATCAGGGCTGATCTGACTACAGTTCCCCTGTGGGAGGTATTATTCAGTAGGTGGGATGCTGTGAGAATCTCCCTCAGGTGACTTCAATAGAGAGTAGGGGTCTACGGTGAGACCAGGGTTCTGTTTGTAACCTGTCATTTTGTACAGGAGGGAGGCATTTGAAGGATCCAAGGAGTCCACAAAGAGCATTGCAGAGCTCAcatcttgttttgtgttgtttactTTTGTTAAAAATGTAACCAGGTTTGTCTCATCGTCAAAGTACAAACATATTTTTCTGAAGAAATCTGGGCATTAAATTGGGTTTTGTTTACCATTTAGATTATACCGAAGAAAGTAGCaaaaaagaatgagagagaaagagagaaagggagcgagagagagagagagaaagaaaaagtgagGTGCAAAAAAACAAGATCATTATTCTTGTAAGCTGCAAGGGTACTGGGGATGCCAAGCATGGCGGCTGAACAGTGGAAATATTACAGTACAGCATGCATAGACCACACAGACTAGTTGCGTCTGGCTGGCTATGGACAGCGCGTCGAGACCTGTAGTCAGTAGTACATACAGAGGGGAATGATGCGTACAGCGGCATGCCATGGCAAACTGTGTTTCTGCTTAGGAGATCCACAAGAAAAGATCAGGGAGATAAAGAGGGCCAAAGATGCTGAGACAACACTGAATTATTAAACACTCTTCAGGACAAAGAGCTGCATTTACTCCACCAAAGCGATTCTCTTTCCCTGCTGTTTCACAAACAGTTCAATATCGGCCAGCCCCAGTGTCGGTTGGACAGATACTTATTTGTTGTTGAAGTTTAGCAATCTGACTAGCTGCATGTTGCATACTTCCTTGCGCATTTGGCTGCTGCTATGGTATGTCTGTGGCATAATTGCGTCAGTTTTCCACAGGACCTCTTGGCAAAGGTGCCGGAGATCGGACGAGGATGGATCCTCTGCCATCGTCCTTTTCATTATTCATCCAGCCTGCCCATTCATCCATTTCTTGCTTGTGTTATTTTCTCGTTTTTCCTCACGGAGTTGTACAAAGGGTCATTTTAGGTCTCTTTCATTTCCCCACTACCCCAGATCATAAAATACACAGAGAGATGGCAGGTCTCAATCAGCCCTAATGCTTCAGCTATCCCGGTTTCTGTCAAACGCCCAAATAAAATCCCTAGACAGTGGCAACACATATACCAAACAGCATATCTGCAGAAAAAGAAACACCTTATTCCAAATGCAGTACCGCAGGTAATACAGTTGACACAAACAGCATGATACTAAGAGCTGAGGGTACTTTCTAGTGTGCACACAGCTGCAGCTGTGTCCTGCTATAGTAGCAGTGGATtgatgagagtgtgtttgtgaggaaacaGTCATGTGGTTTACCTACCAGCATGGAGACAGAGATCCAAAATCTGTCTACAGATGGTACTTTCGGAGTTATCGCTGCACCTTTCCACACCTGACTTCCAATCATTATTactctctctgattggctgatgagcAAACTGACCTGGATCTGTGATTTGCTGACTGTAAAATTATCCCCGTCACAGAAGTGAATGGATGTAAAGTGCTGATACCTGACATAAAATACTGTCAAGTCTTGTTTTGGTGTCTTTTCAAGGTGACTTCAGGACGAAGGGAAGACAGCCactgagtgaggagagagaagagaggaaagagagactaGGTGGCTCCGGAAAGACTCCTCATGTCAACAACCAtcccaacgcacacacaaagtCCGCCCGCTGCTCTTGCCCGATGGCCGACATTTCTGCTCTTGCATCCAGGACCCTCAGCCTCAGAGTACGTCCGGagtcagcatcacacacactgtatggaATCATGAGCTTGTGAATATACCAGAGAAGTGATATCATATTTAATACTATATTAGAGTGACAGTTTTTGTCTGATGCCACATAGTTGTTAAATCTATGAGTTAACTGTTACTGGTAACTTTGAGGAGACAGATTATTGGTGGGAGAAGGACATTTAATATCACATTTGATATAAACGTtgtaaagtttatataaggatAACTCCAGTACAGAGCAGTAAGACCAACTGTAGTGGCTAGGAACTTGATGTTCTATATTGCCGGTTCCCGTCAAGGTTAAATGGGTTTATTTCACCACGGTGAAGTGTAAAGCTCCAATATAAAATACTTTTATGAGGTATCACTGAGGATTTGTATTTCCTCCTGCTGAGCAAGTTCCCTCAACACTTTCAGTGAGGTTATGCCAAGCTATTACCATACTGCTTACACCTATTTAAGCGTTAGTCATCAAGGACACAGAGAAGGGGATTATTAGAAAGGAACACAGCCCATATTTTATTTATCTGGATTAGTAGGCTTACTGTTATTAAGAGCAGTTTGCGCATAACCAGAGTACAACACTTTTGTCCAAtttgagaaaaaaatatatttcaaggGATCGTATGTACAGTAATTTGTTTCAGAAAGCCTCTTAAGCTATTGTCTTACTCTCTCGGGAACAAGCAGCTGACTGTCTGTTGTGTTCTCTGCTGTCCCCAGGAGGCTCTGGAGCAGTTCAGGCCAGACTTCATCAGCCGCTcccagggcagggtgaggagacTGGAGCAaagagccaggaggaggagggccctACAGGATCCCAACCCAGACCTGGTGCAGGGGCTCTGGGGTGACAGGGCCAGACACAGGGGGGACAATTACACCAAGCCCGATCCACTCAGCGGTACTGAGCAATTACATGTTTGCCTCTTATGGTGTGGGCTTATTTGAATGCTTGGACACAGTTGGAGTTCtggttgttgtttttaaaaTGGGTCATTAGAGGTGTGGAAATGGGAAATTTGGAACATCATTTCAGTAAATTGTGTTATACTGTATTTCAATGTACAGTATCCAACCTTGCTCTCTGCTGGACGTCATCTGTTACTACAACATAGTTCACAACATTGAAAATCACAATGTAAAAAACTATTGCAACTAACACACTGTAATGAAAAATCtattgtacagtatgtgctTTAACAAGTTAAGTAAATCTCAGCTGACCTGAGATAGATGGAAGCCTGTtaagttgtctgtgtgtgtgtttgtttgcaaacacacacacaaacacgcacgtaAACGAGTGCCCGTGTGTTCATTCACAGCATCTGAACCTTTGCGTGTATTCATTGCAGACACTTGTGTATGATTCACAGATAACCTGTTTAGGCCGAGGGAAAGGTCCATATCAGACCATGAGATGCACCTAAGGTCCAGACGGTGAGTCATGTAACCAGGAGTCCAACAACAGGACATTCTCTCACCCGCTTATCTGCTTCGAGCTGAGCATCATCATTATTGCTGCctgttacaaacacacacacacattctggatGTCACAACAGACAAATGTCTATTTTGATTAGTGAAATGAATGACCCTGTTACGCTCATCATTTGCTTTCAAACGTATCTTATCTTAGGAGACACTCCCGATCAGATGATATGTGCCCATTGTTATTTTTTTCAACCATGCCTTAATCTGACTTGGAGGATCTCTTAACAAATCGACTTTGTTTGTAGCAGGGAAAAAGGAAACGTGTGTGAGGCAGGGTTATCAGTGCATGCAGTGTTTGCCGGGTGGTGGTGTGGTCAGATAAAGACTGCTTTTCTAGTTTACAGATTCCTTGGTGTCGCTAAGCTGCCCTTGGCCCACCAGTGCTctgctccccacctcccctgcctTGTCTGAATATGGCTTTTAACATCTGCAGAATTTACAACAAGCTCCCAGAGGTCacgaagaagaaggaggaggagaagaggagggtagTATCACAAACGAACAGATTGCGTGCTGAGCTCTTTAAGAAGGTAATGTTCTACAGAGTTGATATTGCTGGGAATTTTTTTGAAATTGTATTGATCCTTGAAATGGTTGCACGGTATTCAAAGTAAATGTACAGTAATTCAGGATGCCACTGTATACACAGCAAGTTCGGTTATGTTGGTGAACCTACAAGTAAGTAATTGAAACGGTTCTCACTCCTTccagatgcacacacaaacccaactTTGTACATTCCTTCTCACGTAACTTTACGTTTCCAAAAAGCATTGCTCTCTAACTGCAGACcaatgagagagcgagagagagagagagagagagagagaaagagagagaaagagagagagagagagagagagagagagagagagagagagagagagggagagggagagggagagagagagagagagagaagagagagagagagagagagagagagagagagagagagagagagagagagagaggagagagagagagagacagagagagagacagagagagagacagagacagagagagagagtggagaagcTGGAAAACATGTTGAAAAGGAGTGTGGTGGATGGAAGCCTTGGCTGAGACAGAACACAGGGTGGTTTTCCTTGCAGTGTTAAGGCTCCTGCTGTCACCTGTTCACCTCCAGGTGAGAGGCAGCCAGACTAGACAGGCTAAAGATATATCCCCCCCGCCACCCTCGTCTGCTATCCCCTGGCACCTCGTCTGACCAGCATCCTTTCCCTCGGACACTGATCATGCTGTCAGAGAGGCACAGGAAGTAGACATAGGTAGCCTGCCTGATCGTTTTGTATCTTAACAGATACCCTGTCGTCATTTCCAAATGACCGCACAGTTTAGGATGTCGGCTTTATTTGTGTCTGTTtcaggtgtttctgtgtgtactaTGTGTGTTAGGATATCATTGTGTGCTAGTTTAATTTCTCTAAAACAAAATAGGTTACGGTTTCACATAAGGGTCCTCCTCTGCTCATATTCAGAACAGAATACAGCACAGTATTTGACCAGCAGAGGCCCCTGTTTGACTTCTGTTGAGTTCTACTGCCCTTTCTAATGTCATCAGTCACATGATTGTTCTCAGCTTCAGTAGGACTAGCTTGTGCTCACTGTGTCCAGTGAATTATACATGTATCTAAAGAGCGCTAAACAAAGCAGCTTTTTCCTGATAATGTTCAAATTTATGGCTCTGACTTTGTGGCTATGTGTGACTGTCCTCAGAGACCTTGAGTTCCCAACAGGCAGAGCATTGGAAAACCCGAAGGGTATATTAGATAGTTCATTGCTAATGTGATGTGTGGGAGCTCTCTTAACCCGCGATCTGCCTACAGGGAATGTGAGGGGTATGTTGTCATCTTAGGCCACAGGCTGTCACACACATTCTGTTTCAGCGGTTGATCCCTCAGTCACACCTCCATTACTGACAAATCAGGACAGTGAGCTGGGCTCGGCATCAGTCAGGTGGAACGACAGAAATGGGAAAAAATGTCCCCATCATTCCCAGATAATTAGGAGCCCTTTTCACTTCAGGGATTTTAGAGCTTCTTCACAGACAAGGTGGCCTGAAGGTGACTCGATTAGGTCTAGTGAAGTGTTGCTCACATTAAATTGGACTCAAAGATTGAGGCTCTATACATAAAGTTTAAACATGCCATCAAACAGGCAACTAGTGTGTTGGGGATTCTCTAGGTTTTAGACATAACAAAGTCAACCAAGGGGAAGACAATCCAATCAGTTGCTGCATCTGACGGATATGATGACTCCCCAAACCCTCTGGCCTACAATGAAAGGGAAAGAGTTTCTCATTGAAAGCATTGCCTGGTGTGTCTaatgtcacagagagagagagagagagagagagagagagagagagagagagagagagagagagagagagagagagagagagagagagagagagagagagagagagagagagagagagagagagagagagacattaagagagagagacagagagaaagagcgataaACACTGAGGGGTCTGTTAGCACAAGAAAGCACAGAAAATGACAGGTGGCTGTAAATGGTTGGAATGACATTCCCACCGCCACTTTAAGTGGAGAGTGATTGCATACAGGTACTGTAGCCAATCCTTGGCCTGATACTAGGTGAGCAGTATTCTTCCACCAGGAGAGGGACCACCTGAGGGGACAGCTGATGGATGTGAAACCCAATTTAGACCCAGGAGTCTGTACTATCTGAACTGCAGCTGCTTTTAGTAGATTGAAGGGTGGCCTGTATgatttgtgtctctgtatgttCTGGGCATTTTCTGTTTTTCTAAGGAATAATCAGTgttttttgtgatttttttcAGAGACTTCTGGACCAACTCCTGCAAAGGTGAAGTGATTCAAGGAATGATGCAATTTAAGtgtgtcattttagcattcttcagcgtatatttacatttacatgtagtcatttagcagatgctcttatccagagcgacttacagtaagtacagggacattccccccgaggcaagtagggtgaagtgccttgcccaaggacacaacgtcatttggcacagccgggaatcgaaccagcgaccttctgattagtagcccgattccctaaccgctctgccATCTGACTGCCATCCGAGCTTTCCTTCTACTGTGTCGGGAACTCCACCCATGACCTTGTCATATTAGGCTACATGTAAGCCTGTGCTTACCTTGTGCATGCAATACCTAAATGTAGATACAGTGCTGAATATCTCAATAAAAATGTATGGTACCTCTGATGGCCAAACTGCAATATTGTATCTCACACACCCGGCTTTTACAGTTTTTAAGCAAAGgacattatatatattttttatttttatttgaataTATTAATCCGGTGAGATATTTTCAGAGAACAGTTTAAATAAGGTATGACATAAAAATAGATGAATGTTGCATTAGCTGTTGAAATTCTAAGGCAACGTTttaattcatttattcattcaagcAAGATTGAATGATTAGCAGCAAGATATATTTTTTCCTCTAATTAGCGTGATGAAGTTCTTCTCTACGTGATGTAATATCTGTCAATCAAAATGCAATATACTATTTCATAAGACGaacctgtgttgtcattctTATCGACCTTGCGCTAATTCAAAACTCTAAAGATGATAGTACAATGAGCAAATCACCATATCATAACTTGGCGTCTGTGAAAAGCAAGCAGTAAATACTTATTTGGCATCACATTCTCCTTGGAGCTTGTGGAAACTTCCATCTAGAACACTGGCATTCCACGCTAATAGAACTCAGGAGACAGGGAGATCCAATGAAAGAGGTCTTTGTCGCAGAGGTCCTTGACAACCAACCCTGAGATGACATCGTAATCAGAGCAGAAGCTTCAGGGGAAAGCCTGGGACTTATAGTCCCTACTAGCCTGTAATTGTGACTGACATCACAGTCATGGCATTTACACTGAGATACTGGGACATGATCAGAGGAATGGGTGAAGGACACACAATTTGAGTTGTACAATATCCCTGGAATAAAAAGGGTAAGAGTATGGCCATTTTGAAGTAAACCAATGGAGAGAATGC of Hypomesus transpacificus isolate Combined female chromosome 11, fHypTra1, whole genome shotgun sequence contains these proteins:
- the LOC124473956 gene encoding (E2-independent) E3 ubiquitin-conjugating enzyme FATS-like; amino-acid sequence: MSFRNRRFPCSLSTPNINETSSKVDIPAWLHRDGPPWSVWKGQEVGMEGRTAVPWGQNRSGDSLRWAPTLQRATSVPDVLGGETKAGFSSITITSRKVSNTHIYQSHETLHPHAQPHQVSTARLLTKSPALSSESTKSSKSALEIQRASILKVTEDRQGSSIFDRVLMRGAGRKRAGLPEYRYSYTEGHKSQDAGQSSRSLPPLHSFRSCLHLEVPPVSSSSVLFLNKSLSISLGQAEDGSSRVHRSTLSLSVGRTPHHRSPKTNPQTDCRISRVKQECTWKLDNQRADSGHSGGHALQRWGCEILRVTCSDGANRQSTDSDTQRSTPRLLSFREPGLSYTGASWQNGNADEKCYPPFSNFRHKHPTCNVNPGDFRTKGRQPLSEEREERKERLGGSGKTPHVNNHPNAHTKSARCSCPMADISALASRTLSLREALEQFRPDFISRSQGRVRRLEQRARRRRALQDPNPDLVQGLWGDRARHRGDNYTKPDPLSDNLFRPRERSISDHEMHLRSRRIYNKLPEVTKKKEEEKRRVVSQTNRLRAELFKKRLLDQLLQR